The genomic segment CGCGAACACGATCCCGCACGTGGAAAGACGCACGTGCCACTGATCGGGCACTTTCCAACACTGCACGCTTTTCTCTGAAAATCTGTTCACTTTTTTCCAGTTTCCGCTCGATGGACTGCAACAATTCTAAGCGGCGCATTTTCTCTTCCTCTTCCACCCGTTGGCGGTTAAGCCTTTGAAGTCGCTCTTTTTCCTGCCTGCTTTGCACCGCACGTTGGGCCTTCTCCCGAGCCCGTTCTTCAGCTACTTGAGCGGCTTGTTGTGCTCGTCTTTCAGCTTCCCTAGCTTTTGCCTCCATCTGTTCTTTCTGCTGTTGCTCACGTATTTCGGCACTGCGTCTCGCTTTCTGGATCAGCTTTCCTTCTCGTTTAGCTTTCTCCTTCAGCTCTTGCGCTCGTTTTTCTTGTATCTGCTCATAGTTCTCCAAAGACCTGCTTAGCTTCTCATCCGCTGTTCTCCGTGCTTCTTCACGCTCGTCTGTTTCACGGCGCGCAATTTCTTGGATGAGAGCGGCATGCCGTCTCTTCTCAGCACGGTTGAGTCCACGACGCTCCTCTTGAATCTGGTGCTCTCGCTCCTGTCGCTTCAGCTCAGCAATTGTCAGCTTCTCCTTGAGGAGCAGTTTCTCTTGCTCAAGAATGGCAGCTCGCTCCTCTTCCAGAGCTTTAAGGTTCTGTTCTTGTAATGCCTTCTTGTGTTTCTCCTCGCGGGCAGCCTGTTGCAGTTTCTGCAAGCGGCTGCGTTCTTGTTGCTCAGCCAACTCCTTCCAACGCTCCTCATTTTCCACAGCTTGGCGAAGTTTCGCATCAGCAGCCTCACGCTCCTGCTGATTAAGCCAGCGCTGTCTGGTTGAAACTTGTGATTGCCATGCACGTTGGCACTGCTGCACGGCCCTCTGCTTCTCACGATCTTCACGTTCCCTTCTCAGCTCCTCTACTCGCCGCTCACTATCCCATTGCAGGTGTGCTACATAGCGTGTCTGGCTCATTATATCCTCCTCTTGGTACCTAGCTAGCATTAACGCAGCAATCTTTCGGTCACGTTCAGGAACAGCTTTAAGTCCTCTGCGCCTCACCTCTTTCACAATGCGCTCCACTTTTTGCGTAGTCTGTGGAGAATGGCTAAGGTCTCCCAAGCTCAAACTGCGACCCATCAGGGAGTTAAATGTAGCTAAAGTGCGGGCACGAGGGCTTGATGTTTTAGCCCAGTGATCTCTTGCCCCATCCCAGCTATAGGATGAAGAAGCAGACTCAGAGGAGGTACACGTGGTAGTTGTTGTGTTTGTGGTTGAAGCAGTAGAAGAACTAAATGTGTCACGCCTTCGCTGCAAAGACTCCAGAGAATGGCTTCTGCACCTAACCTTTGACTTGGAGATAATATGTCCATTATGCTGCCCAAATGTACCCGTGATGCCATTAGCAGGACTTTGGACAGCAGATTTCGACACTATTGGAGCAAGTGAAGTTGGTGTCCTTGGAAAAGAAGAAGGCTTTGGTATTGATCTGGGGAAAGTATTTGGAGCCTTTGTGGTAGGTTTTTTTTGACCCTGTCCTCCAGGAACTGACTGAATTGATCGTTGGATTACTGAAGGTTTTCTCCCAGATTCTACTTCAAGTGACTTGGACTTTTTTGCAGAGGTTACTTTGGAAGGAGCAGCAGAGTTCACTGGACTAGATTTTGAGGCCGGAGGAGAACTTGATATGGATACTGAAGTCACTTGTCCGGATCCTGCTATCACGCTTTTAGGAGCAGTTGATGTTGATTGTTTTTTGGATGCGGTGCTACAAGGTGGAGCCATTTTGGGGGCTGGATTTGTTACACTATGATTGGTTTGTTGAGacaaagcagcatttacagtgtCCTCAGACTTCTCTGAAGCCAGTGTACCACTATTATTGTTGAGAGCTGCTTGCAGAAATCGCCTTTTCTCCTCTCTGATAATCCGCTCTCTCTCTTCTCTACAGTGACGGAGTTTAGCATGTCTATCCCGCTCATATATCTCAAACATTCCTGTTGCGACACGCATGCTGCGGCCAGGTGCTTCTCGTGCAAAATCAGACAGTGGACGTGGCAGAAGTTCCACAGGTTTCACTCCACATCGTGCACATGCCTCGAGAGAGCGAGGGCTTGTCAGTACATACCGACTACCTTCTGCAACTGGCGAATCAAAATTGTA from the Danio rerio strain Tuebingen ecotype United States chromosome 17, GRCz12tu, whole genome shotgun sequence genome contains:
- the ccdc177 gene encoding coiled-coil domain-containing protein 177; protein product: MVDPLEPDDQSKFRGAQFESPAAASEAPCLPEPGDDKDVSVDSSPQTSPGTDPVQSSQEPCQQQNSQSEEVKLHLDLYNFDSPVAEGSRYVLTSPRSLEACARCGVKPVELLPRPLSDFAREAPGRSMRVATGMFEIYERDRHAKLRHCREERERIIREEKRRFLQAALNNNSGTLASEKSEDTVNAALSQQTNHSVTNPAPKMAPPCSTASKKQSTSTAPKSVIAGSGQVTSVSISSSPPASKSSPVNSAAPSKVTSAKKSKSLEVESGRKPSVIQRSIQSVPGGQGQKKPTTKAPNTFPRSIPKPSSFPRTPTSLAPIVSKSAVQSPANGITGTFGQHNGHIISKSKVRCRSHSLESLQRRRDTFSSSTASTTNTTTTTCTSSESASSSYSWDGARDHWAKTSSPRARTLATFNSLMGRSLSLGDLSHSPQTTQKVERIVKEVRRRGLKAVPERDRKIAALMLARYQEEDIMSQTRYVAHLQWDSERRVEELRREREDREKQRAVQQCQRAWQSQVSTRQRWLNQQEREAADAKLRQAVENEERWKELAEQQERSRLQKLQQAAREEKHKKALQEQNLKALEEERAAILEQEKLLLKEKLTIAELKRQEREHQIQEERRGLNRAEKRRHAALIQEIARRETDEREEARRTADEKLSRSLENYEQIQEKRAQELKEKAKREGKLIQKARRSAEIREQQQKEQMEAKAREAERRAQQAAQVAEERAREKAQRAVQSRQEKERLQRLNRQRVEEEEKMRRLELLQSIERKLEKSEQIFREKRAVLESARSVARASFHVRDRVREETNMRTFDKMALEAQLQANLVEKFGSREDDVDICGLIQFK